Part of the Vigna unguiculata cultivar IT97K-499-35 chromosome 3, ASM411807v1, whole genome shotgun sequence genome, ttgtagctcttctttttgttactttggttatacacttttttactctcttttaattgtttggcttgttctttaaggtttaagcagccttttatcataatcttaattatacatttttttttccgttatgttatgttcaaatggatattctcaaatttgggtcacacatttaattatctttactcctttatgataattttatttattatttattttttgtttcatgataatgtttaattctcaattttaagtgctcaattgcataaatccttaatttaattcaagatcaaaagatgaagaatctatgtttaaatttgaattattattaatttaattttgttatttgtgctatttcgtttaagtggtataatataaatttttaatagtataaaaaatatttgaaatatttttaaacttgattattggttttccttttatattttgttaaaaaagaaattaacctttttactttgtttgatttttttttgttacgtatgttagtttctagagaaaatgagcacaggagatcaaaatttgcaggtaccaagtccaccacagtgttcacaacaaccaactccctttcaaagttccaataatgacagtcaatctccattgaatccatctacgcaaacaccttcagaagttcatgatgaaatacattcaacaacacaagtagagcctgagaaagggaaattgaaaagtgttgtgtgggaacactttgaaaagataaaagttgatggaaaatacaaagctaaatgtaactattgcaagaaactgcttggtggagaaacaaagaatggaacaaagaacttgcaccatcatacaaacatatgtattcaaaagaaggctttagcaaaaggaaaagggggacaaaaaacacttttttctaagatttcaagtggcaaaaaggaattggcttgtggagcttataatgaagaaaatgccaagagggaacttgcaacaatgattatattgcatgaatatccattgtcaatagtggaccatattggttttattagattcgtgacaacaattcaaccattatttcaacttccttcacgaaatacgataaagaaagagatactcggcatctatgaacatgaaaaacaagttgttatgaagttgatagatacaaataaaggaagaatagcaattacatcggatatgtggactgcaagcaatcaaaagaaagggtatatgtctatcacagctcactatattgatgacaattggacattgcaaaatataattttaaggtacaccttttttaatttataaattttccagtaattttttttatgcacctctagaaagattatatgtcttacaaaatattgcttaatttataggttcatttatgttcccgcacctcacacagctgatcgactttgcaatgtattagttgattgtttgttcgattggaatattgatacaaaattgtctactatcactttagacaactgcagcacaaatgatagcatgattgaaaaaattaaggataagttgaagttggacacactcattaagaaagggtctttgcttcatatgcgttgttcagcacatatccttaatttgattgtgaaagaagggttagccgtcctaaaagaaggggtggaaaaaattcgagaaagtgtagcatattggacagcaactcctaaaagaatggaaaaatttgaggaaacagctagacaattgcgaatttctttcactaaaaagttaagtttggattgcccaactagatggaattctacttacaagatgcttgatattgccatatgttataaggatgtgttttttaggttaaagcaacgtgaagctcaatacacttctttgccaactaatatgcagtgggaatttgcaaaggatgtttgtcgaaggctaaaattatttaatgacatcacaTAAATCATTTCTGGCTCCAAATACCCAACTGCCAACATCTTTTACCTAAAGATTTGTGAGATcaagattgcaataaatgattgggttaaatctcctgagataaccattcaaaatatggcaatacaaatgttaaagaaatttgaaagttactggagtgttattcatgatatattggcaattgcttcagttttagatccaaggtacaagatggacatgttagaatattatttttataaattgtatggtaatgattttgatctgaaacttagtaggattcgtcaaatgtgctatgatttggttttggaatatcaatcaaaaaagaatgaaacttcttcttatagagctacatcattagagttgggaaaggatgttgataatgatgcgaatgaatttttagagtttatggcaaaaaagaaaaaatctagaactacagttatgaaaacagagttggattattacttggaagaagataatttgccggttacacaagaatttgatatcctatcatggtggaaaacaaatgggttaaagtttccaacccttcaagcaattgcaagggatgttttagctattccaataacaactgtagcttctgaatctgcttttagtactggtggtcagatattaacttctcaccgtagtcgacttcatcatattactatagaggctttgatgtgtacaagaagttggatatggaactcaaaccatctaggtaagttactcaaatttattaatattttttgttagtattttttgtgaattctcatctaatattctacatttggtgtttgtaggtgttaaaaaattaaaaggaaaagatgttctcatgagtgaaaatgaatctgatgaagaaggtacattatattctagtaattaaaattttcaatttcaattattatatcatatctaatttttcattttttttctatgtgtaggtggatcgaatgcaaatgaaaccactgatcatttgtaaaattaataaatattttggttattataaaattttagtaatgtgtaattttttagcttttatataattatttgaattttatttagttgttatttgatactttaatttgagatttatactattataatatttttcttaatatttgacatcatgaaaatcaaaaagagtatgttattttaatattgaatattttgatagtatcatgatttcgttggtgtgatttttaaatttttttataaaaaatatttaattgatatatggaacaataaaaaaatgggtatgggtatgggtataagaaaatacccgttacccggtggggattggatgagtcaaaagttgtatacccgttgggtttgggaatgaggatggggatgaatttttattatggggatggggatgggatcatgatacctgtacccgccccgccccgttgccatccctatgcCTGGTGAACTTATTaggaagaattaaaaatatggtTTATTAATTTAACCTTTTACCATCACTGAAAAAGGTTTATTGTAAATTAATTAGAGTTTGCCGGACCCGAGAGGCGTGGTTCGGGTGAGTGATTTGACCCGAATTGTGAGTGGCATGGAAAAGAAAGAGATAATAAACAGAGGTTTTGTTTACATTTCTGTAGGAAGAGTTTCTGGTCACTGGGTGTGTTGCTGGGTAGTCCTTCATCGTTCTCTCTTGATGAAGGTAACACTGGTACTAACATTTCACTCGTATTCTGTTTTTGGATACTGATGTTCCACTTTTTGACAATCAATTCCTCTATTTCTTCCATAACAGAAGATTCAATCATCATATCTGTAGATGGATTCACAGGGGTCATAAAATTGCCAACAATTAGGGCTACTTGCTTGTTGTTGTTTAGCAACTTCAGAATTTTGTAAGCAACTCTGGGCTGAGTTTTAGGTAAGGCTGCGGCTTTTTTAAAGTGCATAAGGGAATACCTAGTTTCTATACTTATTCTTGATTTTAGTGGccacttttaaatttaatggaGGGTGTTACACCCTTAGGAGCTTATTAGGGTAAATATGATTACTTGTTTGTTTTTATGCAATTACTGTTTTCATCATCTGGCTTTTACAAATTCcattactgttttcttttctattttattcaCTTGATTGTTGAATGCTTCCAGATTGTTTATAATCTTTGGTATCCTGAACTGCTTATATgtgttagtgattttttttttcctgcttATCTTCATAGTATGTATTTGCGTTTACCCATTAACTCTTTCTCCAGCCCCATTTAGTTTTTACTTGTCAAAGTGTCGATAATCCAATGACCAAACCTAAGCAAGCATTCGTAGACTAGTTTCTTTACCTAAAGCAGTATGGAAGAATGTGAAGAACCTGTTAgcaaatatgcataaaatagataaaagtatagataaAAGGAATTTCCTGAGGCGTGTAAAAACACTGTCTTTAAAGATTTATCCGCAGTATATGCGCAAATCTCCCAGGATACAACAGGAACATCTCGGATATATCCTGAGGATAGCAGAAACTAGCAAGATAAGTAACCCAGGatataagagaagagagaaggaagaaaaagaaaaggagagacGAGAAAAGTTCTTTTAGAAGAGGATTTAAGCTCCTATTTATAAGTGatgaatgaattttaaaaatccaTGCTCTGTAACTGAAGCTTAGTGTGGAAAATAATATCCCATAAAATGTGGATGTGGGATCAACATGTGGAGGAGATCTCGCTGCAACATGCACCATCCTAAAAAGGAGGGAGGCTTGCTCACGTTGTAACAACTGCAACGCTATTATTtttgcaatattattataaatatataacagaACCTAGTTCATTTAACACTACATATAGACGTCAACATAGTGACTAGCTAACTTAACATTATATTTGTGCAATACAGTGCATTAATTTCAAGTAGCAACCAGTGTTGGTAGAAATCCATCATGAATGATCCATAATTGGGGGTTTTGGCTGGTTTTAAGCAGATTGTTGAGGAACCGAACACAACTCTCTTTCTTTACTCATAGTTATCAATAGTGTGTTCATGCTGTTATACGCTAGTGTAGTATGGAATGACAACCCTATGCACCTGAAGGTCGTATTGTGTCAGTCCTTGGTTGTGGTCGTCGCACCATGTTTTGCATCCAAAATTGTGAGTGAACATGCCATCACGCAAATGTATTCGATGAAACTTAGTTTTAACTTAGGGCCCCCCTAAAACAACTAtggaacaatatttttttttcacaactaGGCTCACATTTTTCATTCCAATTTTTTACTTCCCTCTTCTGCGAATTGCAAATCACTCCCTCATGCATTCTACCTCAAACCTAGACCACCACTGCCTCTGGACTTTTGATGACATTACCATCAACACTCCTAGCCATTTTTTTCTGTCATTATTCTGATGATACTTTCGCCAGTGCTTCTGATCCTACAACATTGAGACCTGCACACTTAGTTCTTCTCTGTTGTGACCACATCATTTGGCCAACCACCATTTGCCAGTCAACTTATTCAACCAACCTCTCAACCTTTCTAGTCACCATCACCAATCTTCTCAAACTCAAGGATCATAAGGCTCGGAAAGGGAATGAAAACTTGTAACTTGAGGATAAGAGTTATGagtagataaaatattatattcataaatagGTGCATCATTAAAAACTATAATGCACCGATACTTTAATTTGGGTCACCAATGTCAGACATGTACCCGTGtccgatactttaggataccttaccgatacttatcaatgaaatatttATCCTATTACCGTATCCGTGCATCATAGATCAAAagtaatataaatgataaaaataactcatacataattcataaaattggttcataacaattaaaaataggTTCATAAGTTTAGACATGCATAAAACAACTAATAAGTTCTTCAATGTTTAATATAAACTATCCAAGGAAATCTTTCATATCAAAAGCAAGATAATCATCATTCTCCTCCACATgatcttcatttttattaatgtcCTCTCCTCCATGACTtgcatcattatcaacaattGGAGGAACCTCTCAGTCATCCATAGGTGCAGCAACACCACCTCTACGagcattttcattttttccaaCTTCATCTAAGATGTCTTCATATGAAGCATCCAAACTTGAACTTGCTTCATTTTCCTCCGGAGTCCATTCATTGTCAAAAGCAAGATCATCCATGTTATAGTCCTCTGTTTTCCTAACATCCTTCCTCTTCTTCAATCTTGAATTACCCATTACAAACACCGCGTCGTTCATGGTCTTTTGCTGtaaacaatttcttttcttgGTGTGGACCTGaatgataacaaaattaattaactcATTATACTAGcctctaaaaaataattataaaatcaatttcataaatAGGAATTCTTACACTTTTAGAAGCACTCTAGTTATGCTCGCATCCGGATGAACTACAAGTCAAACTCAATACTCTAATTGCAAATCTTTATAATTCCAGATGTTCATTACCATATGATTCCCACCATTGTGATGGAGTTTTGGTTTTGAGTGCAAGTTGAGCTATCGGATAACCAAAAAATTCAGATTTGCTCTTGAAACTCTCAATTTGAGCCTTAATCTTATTGATCTCATCAAAGTCTCCCTCCAACCTATCCAAACAATCACACATTCCACGTTTCACCTCATAATGAACTTTAAACTCAACATAATAGTGCAACATGGGATTAAGGTTAGCGTGCAACATGCAAATGGCCTATGCAGTTGGTTGTTCCATTTATGATCGATGATTTGCCAAAGGGAATATTGATATGTAAGATAAACATACATAAATTAATCTCCAAAAACAGTCTATAATTCTAAAAAACTAAatcagaaaattaaatataagtgaaatgtaattagttattattaccTCTTACTAACTCCATTGAAAAGACTTTGTATCTTCTCTTAGCAATATCCATTTCTTCATAAATAAATCCCATGGTTGGTTTCTCATTTGAATCCACCATGTGCAACACTTTAATCAGGGAAAGAGCGACCCTCAtgcaaatcaaaatatttttccgAAATTCCTTATCCAATATCAAATTTTCCACAAACCCTCCATCTCTAGTCTTTACGAATTGACTAGATTGTCACTCCTTTGATGTGAACATCCAGATCAGtaatcctttatttttattcaagtATCCCAAAGTCAAATAAGAAGTTAGAAATCGAGTATTGGCAGGTTTTATCAAATCTGTCCCTTTAGTAAATTTGTACAACAAGGAAATAATAGATGTAGGTTGTGATTTTCTTACTATTGGCTATTGTATCATGATGGACTGGTATTTTCTTCTCAAAATCTTCCAACATCAAATCAATGCAGTGGGCTGCATAAGGGATATCAACAAATTGCTTCCAAAATCAATGTCAACAAGTTGCTTTATTTTTCAACAACAATGTTATTCCATTTAATGTAGCAAAGAGGGAAGAGTTTAGGAGGATGCCTGAGTTGGTTGCCAAACATGGGGCCAAATTTAGGCCACCATCTTACCATGAGATTaggataaaatatttgaagcaACAAGTTGAAAAGACCAGTCTGGTTTTGGAAGAACCTAAActattttggaagaaaaatgGATGCACAATAATGAGAGATGGATGGACTGATAGGATGAGAAGGACTATACTTAGTGCCCTGCATTGATTTGATGTTGAAAGATTTTGAGAAGAAAATACCATTCCATCATGATACACAATAGCCAATGGTAAGAAAATCACAACCTACATCTATTCAAGAACGAGTCTTATTTCCTTGTTGCATAAATTTACTAATGAGACAAATTTGATAAGATCGGTCAATACTTGTTTTGCCACTTCTTATTTTACTTTGGGATgcttgaatgaaaataaagggTCACTGTCAAGATGTTCACATCAAAGGAGTGGCAATctagtcaattgaaaaagactAGAGATAGAGGATTTGTGGACAATTTGATATTGGATAAGGAAtgttggaaaaatattttgaattgcaTGAGGGGTGCTTTTTCCCTGATTAAGATGTTGCACATGGTGGATTCAGATGAGAAACCAGCCACGAGATTTATTTATGAAGAAATGGATATTGCTAAAGAGGAGATACAAAGTATTTTCCATGGTGGTAATAATAACTAATTGTCCTTCACTCATAtttgattttctaatttattttgttagaaTTATTGATTTTggagattaatttatttttatctcttgtAGCTATACTTCCTTTTGCCAAATCACTGGACAACCAATTGAATAGGTCATTGTGTGGTGCAAGCTATTACCTTAATCTCATATTGCACTATGATGCTGAGTATAAAGCTGATTATGAATTGAAACATGGAATGTATGATTGTTTGGGTAGGTTGGTGTGAGACATTTATGAGATTAGTAAGATTGATGCTCACATTGAGAGTTTCAAGAGCAAATATGGATTTTTTGGTACTCCGATAGCTCAACAGGCACTCAACCAAAACTTCATCACAATGGTGGAATCATATGGTGATGAACTTCCGGAATTACAAAGAATTGCGATTAGAGTATTGAGTTTGACTTGTAGTTTATTTAGATGTAATTGTAACTGGAGTGCTTTTGAAAGGGTAAGAATTCCTATGAAATTCactttttatgaaataattttgtaattatttaggTCTAAGCCAAGAGAAGAAATCATTTATTGCAAAAGACCATGAATGATGTGGTGTTTGTTATGGCTAATTCAAGattgaagaagatgaaggatGTTAGGAAAACAAAAGACTATAACATGGATGATGTTGCTTTTGATGATGAATATTGTAGAGTAAAATGAAGTAAGTTCAAGTTTGGATGCTAGTAGAGGTGGTGGTGCTGATGATTTGGAGGCTCCTCCAATTGTTGATAACGATGAAGGTCATGGAAGAGAAGacattaatgaaaatgaagatcaCGTGGAGGAGAACAATGATTTTCCTGCTTCTAATATGAAAGATTTCCTTGGATAGTTTGTATTAAACATAGAAGAATTTACTAGTTGTTTTATGCATGTCCAAACTTATGATcccattttatgaattatgtcAGTAATTAAAAAACTGCAAATATATTCTCAGGTCCCTCTAGCTAGAAGTCCCGTGATTATCTGCATACACGTGTTTTTTATATGCAATTGCCGTCTGTCTATTACCACCTAGAATAGAATTTGAATGTTTGGCTACCACCCTCAGTATTATGCCTAAAAACTCATTCATTACATTATAGTTTTAAGTTAAACTTATGTTGATTGTGTTTTAATGGGTGATACTTTATATTAAGCTCTGCATATAGCATCTTAAGATTTTGAACAGGTGCAGATTAGAAGCCTCAGAGCACTATAACTTCTTAATACACATGGCTTGTCACGTGGGATCTTGGATTCTGAAGTGGAGATTATCAATTACAGAGAATGAAAGCTCCGAAAAATCATGTCTATCCCTTGCAACTTCCAGAATCCACAGTTGTGTTTGTGAAAATATTAACAGGCCAACTCTAAAAGTTGGCATGAAGTCTTCATCTTTTGCTCAGAACTGGTAATTGAACTTTTTCAAACAATTTGCCCCTTGATCTAAAATTATGGTGATTTTtcatcatattatttatttgttgtaaaaaaaaaaaagaatgaagcCTCTGTTAGAACAGTTGATTAAATGAAGGATAGCCTAGAAAATACAGGTAGAGGAAGACCAAGAAAACCTTTTAAAGGGATTTAGATTTAAATGGCTTCTATGAAAAGTtgctttttattaaaatacaagAGCATCGTCTGATTCTTATAGGTGGTAGCTGACCTCACATAGTGGGAAAAAGAGCAATGGTTATTGCtgttatgtataatttttatattatttattagcatCTCTTATCTTAAAACCTGAAAATGGAGATATCATGCAGCCTTCCCAtgaatacttttattttctcacaTAACCTTttgcatatatttttcttactcCTTTCTTTCCAATAAGATACTTTCTCTTTTTGCGTAATAAGATGCTAGAAATAAGCACGCCTTTACAATTCTAATAGCATTGTTAAGGGCCTGCACATTTTAGGCACCTCTGAATCTTACTATTAAGGGAGTCTTTCATTACCATGCAAATATTAATTGTCTTTCATTACCCTGGTTCAGTTTCCTGGGAAGAAGAGCTGAGTGGAAAATAGCTTTTGCCTTGAACACAGGTGGAGTATCTGGAAATGGTGACCAACAAAGCTTCAACGAAGGCGGTTCCAATCTTGGTGGTACTCGATTGGGTAGGATACTGTCTGCAGGTGGCAAACAACTTCTAGAAAAGCTGAACTCAACTAGAAAGAACTTACCCTTGAAAATATTCCTACTACTTTTGGGTTTCTACACGGCTAATGCACTAGCTACAATCCTTGGGCAAACTGGTGATTGGGATGTTCTGGTTGCTGGTGTTGTGGTGGCTGCAATTGAGGGAATTGGCATGCTAATATATAGAATGCCTGCCACTGCAAGGCCCGGGAGATTGCAGTCTTTTCTAGTGATGGTCAACTTTTGGAAAGCTGGCATATGTTTGGGTCTCTTTGTAGACGCTTTTAAGTTAGGCAGCTAAAAACCCACAACACTTTTCTTTTCAGTTTATTGTTGTATATCACAAGACTCTGGTAAGTCAATTTTCACAGCACTTCTAGTTCTTCAATAGTCATCTAATTGTAGCAtgtgaataatatatatgaCGATTGCTTAATGAGTTTTTTTCACAGTGCGCCCTTTTGCATGTGCTGTTTTTGAAGGagaaacttttattttcttagcaCTCGAATTCATTTGCATGTACATCTGTCCCGTTGGCTGAGTTGCTAAGGAAACTAATGAGTCACTGGAGTTGCATGCACCCAGTGTAGAGCTATTTAAACTAGGAAAATTATAATCATACACCTTTCTACACCTATCTAACACCTAATTATTGTACTTGATTCATCTGGGAGTAAAAAATGTGGTGTTTGTAATCACTGGCGTACCTTCGGTCAATATTTTAGaaatgtcaaaattttggttgaattatttttttggtccattttttcgttcaaaaatgTTATATTGGTTCTCTtagtttttttagtctcaaattgATCTTGATCTcttaaaaattgatgtaatttaatcctttttgttaaatttcttaaagcgAAGcaaagatttttcatcaaaattgacattagCATTGTGTCAATTACattaacaaagaaaattattattcacaactacaatttttattaaaagacaTTGATCCAATCCaggaaaattaacaaaaatagacCAAATGCTTCATTCTTTCAAAAATCGGACCCAAATTAgaactaaaaaattaaaggactaacttgatatttttgaattaaaataaaatccaaaagaGTAAtcccaaattttttatataaaatagtaaaaacgttgtatttatttttgtatgataataaaaaataataatattataattatttttattgttatatttataattataaatttaaatataaatattttttataattaattttcatttatagtgattaaatttaaaaaaaaataattaaataaaagatgattaaattaaataaatgatcacttgaaaaataatattaagaaaataattatttttatttaaaaaatattcaaaaggtcaaattaaaaaataaatgtagacaataaaagaaactttttttatgtactgatatatacatttttttagtatattaaaaatattaaatttttaaaaatatatttaaaattatataataaataatataaatataaaaaaatttggagggggccatggccccctaTGTTACAACATAGATCCACCATTGACTGTACCTATGGGTTGACAATTTGGTTTGGAAGGAAGATGGCTATAGAGAAAGGTTATACAAGTGGACAAGTCTTTAGTGTATAGGTGATGTAGTAGTGAAGATGATGCAGTAGATAGATGGTAGTCAACATGAATATTAATTAGGTTTAATTGTATGATAACTATGATAACTTTAAAACTTGGatatgtatttaaaattgatttcattttgGTTTTATGATCATGTATGACAGTACTGTttactatattatatattggagtttaattttatttagtataattaaatatgaaacaTTTATAAGCAGGTagaaaattgaatataagcAAGTTGATTTAGCCACCGATTTAGCCTTCGAATTAGTCATTGATTTAGCTATCGATTTACTCTCCAATTTAGCGACCGATTTAGCCATcgatactattttaattaaattcaaaaacgTATCTATTTGTGACTTTATTAGCGACTGAAAACCCTTTTAGTacattaaaatttgtttctatTAGCCACCGAATTAACAACCGATATTTCGGTTGCTAAATTGGTCTCCAATACTTTAAGATAACCAAATTTATAGCGACCAATTAGTGACTATAATATCAATGGCTATTTAGCCACCGATTTTAAAATCTGTGGCTAATTGTTTTGCGACTAAGATTTTCGTTACTATTTATTTTCGGTGGCTAAGGGTGTTAGCCACCGATTTCGTCGGTGgctaaaatgtttttttctaatagtgcttataataatcaattgaaatacttgtcaaatttatttatcacatataaagtatgataaaatcaataatattattgcca contains:
- the LOC114178775 gene encoding ycf20-like protein encodes the protein MACHVGSWILKWRLSITENESSEKSCLSLATSRIHSCVCENINRPTLKVGMKSSSFAQNCFLGRRAEWKIAFALNTGGVSGNGDQQSFNEGGSNLGGTRLGRILSAGGKQLLEKLNSTRKNLPLKIFLLLLGFYTANALATILGQTGDWDVLVAGVVVAAIEGIGMLIYRMPATARPGRLQSFLVMVNFWKAGICLGLFVDAFKLGS